The proteins below come from a single Prolixibacter sp. NT017 genomic window:
- a CDS encoding LD-carboxypeptidase, which yields MIYPPYLKVGDKIAIVSPAGKVNPEIVKHGATLLEEEGFEVEIGEHAFGQSGVFAGTDVERAGDMQKALDDESVKAILFARGGYGSLRTHQLLDWSRFLQRPKWLIGFSDITVFHAFLFQQGIASIHGVMTAFFDQEGVPSESFRLTIDLLKGKIPWFKEANHPLNRAGEASGSLIGGNMSIVYSLRGTPLDLSPEGNILFIEDLAEYHYHLDRMMMNLKVSGILAKLSGLVVGHFSDMKDGDTGFGKEAAAIIKEAVDDYDYPVMFGFPAGHVMPNYPLIMGAETRLTVGEKESRLSFQI from the coding sequence ATGATATACCCACCCTACTTGAAAGTTGGCGATAAAATTGCCATTGTGTCTCCCGCCGGGAAAGTGAATCCTGAAATTGTTAAACACGGCGCGACGCTTCTCGAAGAAGAAGGTTTTGAAGTTGAAATTGGTGAGCACGCTTTTGGTCAGTCAGGCGTTTTTGCCGGGACCGATGTCGAAAGAGCGGGCGATATGCAAAAGGCTTTGGATGATGAATCGGTGAAAGCTATCCTTTTTGCCCGCGGAGGTTACGGAAGCTTGCGGACCCATCAGTTGCTCGACTGGAGTAGGTTCCTGCAACGCCCCAAATGGCTTATCGGCTTCAGTGATATCACCGTGTTTCATGCTTTTCTTTTTCAGCAGGGCATTGCGTCGATCCACGGAGTGATGACTGCGTTCTTCGATCAGGAAGGGGTACCGTCTGAGAGTTTTCGACTGACAATCGATTTGTTGAAAGGGAAAATTCCGTGGTTCAAAGAGGCAAACCATCCGTTGAACCGTGCAGGAGAAGCTTCCGGTTCGCTGATTGGAGGAAACATGTCGATTGTGTACAGCCTGCGTGGAACACCGCTGGATTTATCGCCGGAAGGCAATATCTTGTTTATCGAGGATTTGGCCGAATATCATTATCATCTCGACCGGATGATGATGAACCTGAAAGTATCCGGTATTCTTGCGAAGCTGAGCGGCCTGGTAGTAGGACACTTCTCGGATATGAAAGATGGCGACACCGGCTTCGGGAAAGAGGCGGCAGCGATAATAAAGGAAGCGGTTGATGATTATGACTATCCGGTTATGTTTGGTTTTCCGGCTGGTCACGTTATGCCGAATTATCCATTAATTATGGGAGCAGAAACAAGACTGACAGTTGGAGAGAAGGAATCCCGGTTAAGTTTTCAGATATGA
- a CDS encoding YraN family protein has translation MTRKSRELGEKGEQIATDYLTRKGYRIIERNWIFDHKELDIIAYDGDDLVFVEVKTRTGYQYEHPLEAISSGKIRNLVTAADIFLRMRNLDVESRFDVITVVFYGEKFELQHYPGAFIPPVN, from the coding sequence ATGACCCGAAAATCAAGAGAACTTGGTGAAAAAGGCGAACAGATAGCGACTGATTACCTGACCCGAAAGGGATATCGGATAATTGAGCGAAACTGGATTTTCGATCACAAGGAGCTCGATATCATTGCTTATGATGGTGATGACTTGGTTTTTGTGGAGGTGAAGACGCGGACCGGATATCAATATGAGCACCCATTGGAAGCTATTTCTTCAGGTAAAATCAGAAACTTGGTGACGGCTGCAGATATTTTTCTGCGTATGCGAAATCTGGATGTGGAAAGTCGATTTGACGTGATTACCGTAGTGTTTTATGGCGAAAAGTTCGAGTTGCAGCATTATCCGGGGGCTTTTATTCCTCCGGTGAATTAG
- a CDS encoding response regulator, with the protein MTKRILLAEDNLMSQKLALLGLKSYHVDVAKDGEEAVELFRNNIYDVILMDIQMPKMTGVEATIEIRQIEVLENRIPKTVILALTADVFSSVTEECTEAGMNGFFPKPFRPAEMSDLIEEMYSRFAHTTAPE; encoded by the coding sequence ATGACGAAAAGAATCCTTTTGGCAGAAGATAATTTGATGAGCCAAAAACTGGCGCTGCTGGGGTTGAAAAGCTATCATGTCGATGTTGCGAAAGACGGGGAAGAAGCGGTGGAGTTGTTTCGCAATAATATTTATGATGTAATTTTGATGGATATTCAGATGCCGAAAATGACGGGCGTAGAGGCAACCATCGAAATTCGTCAAATCGAAGTTTTAGAAAACAGAATTCCAAAAACTGTAATATTGGCGCTTACAGCCGATGTATTTTCCAGTGTAACCGAGGAATGTACCGAAGCCGGCATGAACGGATTTTTCCCAAAACCTTTCCGCCCGGCGGAGATGTCTGACCTAATTGAAGAAATGTACTCGCGTTTCGCGCATACCACTGCACCGGAATAA
- a CDS encoding MmcQ/YjbR family DNA-binding protein: MNIESLRKYCLSLKGATEGFPFGEDALVFKVGGKMFALTNLEGPLWVNLKCDPEKAIELREEFAHVTPGYHMNKKHWNTVSIDDTIPDKLIQEWIDESYRLVVSSLPLKVRNELE, encoded by the coding sequence ATGAATATAGAGTCGTTGCGAAAATATTGTCTGTCGTTGAAGGGAGCAACGGAAGGATTTCCTTTCGGTGAAGATGCCCTCGTTTTCAAAGTTGGTGGAAAGATGTTTGCTTTGACAAATCTCGAAGGTCCGCTCTGGGTTAATCTAAAGTGTGATCCCGAAAAAGCAATTGAGTTGCGGGAAGAATTTGCGCACGTGACTCCGGGATATCACATGAATAAAAAGCACTGGAATACGGTTAGTATTGACGATACTATCCCGGATAAATTGATTCAGGAATGGATTGATGAATCGTATCGCCTGGTGGTGTCATCATTGCCGCTAAAGGTTCGAAATGAGTTGGAATAA
- a CDS encoding C1 family peptidase: protein MKKLFLVLLAGLLYAGSATAQDVSSFKVVKENAYTSVKNQQRTGTCWSYATTSFLESELLRMGKGEFDLAEMYFVRNAYPAKAKYFVELHGKANFDEGGQAHDVLDVMKKCGLVPQSVYPGNLYNPGHANHTELKAVMKGMLEGLVSDKMNTVSTVWSNALNGVLDAYMGKDPKSFEYDGKTFTPESFMKSLGLVPNQYVEITSYMHHPFYQQFSLEVPDNWSHDLYYNVPEDDIIETMDHAIMQGYTVVWDGDVSDKGFSHRRGLAVLPDSVSVDQQARQKAFLTWKTTDDHLMHIVGIAKDADGNKYYITKNSWSAKSNAYGGMLYMSERYVRLNTIAITVNRNSIPEEVSTKIFKK, encoded by the coding sequence ATGAAGAAGTTATTTCTGGTCCTCCTGGCAGGACTACTCTATGCGGGCTCAGCCACGGCCCAGGACGTTAGTTCATTTAAAGTTGTCAAAGAGAATGCTTATACGTCGGTCAAAAATCAGCAACGCACTGGAACCTGCTGGAGTTATGCAACGACCTCTTTTCTTGAATCAGAGTTGCTGCGGATGGGAAAAGGTGAGTTCGATTTGGCGGAAATGTATTTTGTGCGGAATGCTTATCCGGCGAAAGCCAAATATTTTGTCGAGTTGCACGGAAAAGCCAACTTCGACGAAGGCGGTCAGGCACACGATGTGCTGGACGTAATGAAAAAATGCGGTTTGGTGCCGCAGAGTGTCTATCCGGGAAATCTTTATAATCCGGGACACGCCAATCATACGGAATTGAAGGCCGTGATGAAAGGGATGCTGGAAGGTCTGGTTTCTGATAAGATGAATACCGTATCGACGGTTTGGTCGAATGCGTTGAATGGAGTGCTGGACGCTTACATGGGAAAAGACCCGAAGAGTTTCGAATATGATGGAAAGACGTTCACACCCGAGTCTTTCATGAAGTCGCTTGGCTTGGTTCCCAACCAGTATGTCGAGATCACTTCCTACATGCATCACCCGTTTTATCAGCAGTTCAGCCTAGAAGTTCCGGACAACTGGTCACACGATTTGTACTACAATGTGCCGGAGGACGATATCATCGAGACGATGGACCATGCCATCATGCAAGGATACACGGTGGTTTGGGACGGAGATGTCAGCGATAAAGGCTTCTCGCACCGGAGAGGTCTGGCTGTTCTGCCGGACAGTGTATCGGTCGACCAGCAAGCCCGTCAGAAAGCTTTTCTTACCTGGAAAACAACCGACGATCACTTGATGCATATCGTGGGGATTGCCAAAGACGCGGACGGTAATAAATATTACATCACGAAAAATTCGTGGTCGGCCAAAAGCAATGCCTACGGCGGAATGTTGTACATGTCGGAACGCTATGTACGGTTGAATACCATTGCCATTACGGTTAACCGGAATAGTATTCCCGAAGAAGTGAGCACGAAAATCTTTAAAAAGTAA
- a CDS encoding RNA-binding S4 domain-containing protein, translated as MEYALNGTEFIELVKLLKLARIAESGGQAKLMVEDGEVKRNGEVELRKRAKIRAGEMIEIFGEQIRITE; from the coding sequence ATGGAATACGCTCTGAACGGAACAGAATTCATCGAGTTGGTGAAATTGCTGAAATTAGCCCGTATTGCTGAATCTGGAGGCCAGGCAAAGCTGATGGTCGAAGATGGCGAAGTGAAGCGCAATGGTGAAGTAGAACTTCGAAAGCGTGCCAAAATAAGGGCTGGTGAGATGATTGAGATTTTTGGTGAGCAGATTAGAATTACAGAATAA